AACTGAGGACGAGATTATGTTTATTTTACGCGAAGTCAAGAACTATCTCAATCCGGATGTTGAAGTTCGTCGAGGAGATGTATTGTCCGCCTGGAGCGGTATCAGGCCCCTTGTTTCCGACCCGAATAAACCAAACACTCAATCGCTTGCTAGAAATCACATTGTTCACGTTAGTCCTACAAAACTTGTCACAATAGCTGGAGGCAAATGGACAACTTTCAGGGCGATGGCTGAAGAGACAATTGACACAGCTATCAaaggtattttatatattataaatatttctaatataattataatattgttaatactgtattattaatttttatgttttattaAGCTTGCAATCTAAAGCCTGAAAGACCCTGCCAGACCAACGGTTTACTTTTGGAAGGAGCTCATGGTTGGAGTCCAACCATGTACATCAGATTAGTGCAAGATTTTGGATTGGAATGTGAAGTCGCGCAACATCTGGCTAAGAGCTACGGAGATCGAGCATTTGCTGTAGCAAAGATGGCTTCTCTCACTGGCAAGCGATGGCCCATTATAGGTCAAAAAATTCATCCTGAATTCCCATATATAGATGCTGAAGTAAATATCATTGATCTTTTCTGATTATTActttactttccaatgcaacaatTGATTTGCGATTAATTTTAGATCCGATACGGAGTTCGTGAATATGCGAGAACGGCAATTGATATGATCGCACGACGATTGAGATTAGCGTTCCTGAATGTTCAAGCAGCGCAAGAAGCTCTTCCAGGCATCATAGATATCATGGCAGAAGAACTACATTGGTcagaggaagaaaagaaaaagcaaCACAAACAAGCCAGTGATTTTCTTGCCAACGAAATGGGCCAGATGGTTAATCGTGCTTCTCGCGATAAAATTCCCATCAATCTTACGAAGGAAGAGATACAGCTATACATCAAACGCTTTGGTATCATCGACAAAGACAACAAAGGATACGTCTCTATTAACGACATCAGGCGAGGACTTAAGGTtcgcaaaaataattatgcTAATTCCATGTTAAAGTTTTCGCTCCTTTTTTATTCGTGGTTGTGTATTGTTTAATTATCGATGTCCAGGTACTTGGCTTAAAACTATCCGAAGATGAGATGCACGTTTTGCTTAATGAAATTGATCTCAGTTACAATGGACAAATGGAACTACAAGATTACTTGCAGGTAAATCACAAAACAAGTATTTAATCAGTACCTTTTACCGTTCACAGTTGTTCGGTGACAAGGAAGTACCTGGTGAAGAGCTTCATGAAATACTGCGCGAAATCGACACTAATATGAATGGTCAAGTTGAATTGGACGAATACCTTCAGGTCTGTGAAAGCTCGCACACACGGATTTGCCGTATAgtcttgctgctttcagatttccTTTTTTGCATTACGTCACTAAACACTTGGAGTTCTGTTGCATTTAATATTACTCAGAGTGCGTTTTTTTTATCTAATACAAACGGTAAAATCGAAAGACTTGTTGAATATGAGTAGATTTATTGCTAACACCACTATTCTACCTTTCTTTGTATTTGTTCCATTGTAtatagtaacaaattttttaatatcctttattttatttgcacGAACAGTGTTttcccttattttcacactacaGATTTACTTTTGTGTATATAGTACTAAACAATTTATCTAATATAAggtttataattttgttataaatataatattgtataatattgttacgacaatattatataatattgtcATAACACTtatgataatattttaaatctgtttccttttttctttcttaaaaaGTGTTTTAGTATCATGCTGCTCTTGTGCCAGATTAAAATTGCAATAGTTTGGAAGTCCTTCTTCCATAGTTTCTTCTTGCATCTCTAATTTACATAATTCAAATGTCAACGTTTTGTTTCTACAGATGATGTCGGCTATCAAATCTGGACACGTAGCATACTCGCGTTTTGCTAGGATGGCAGAGATGGAGGAAGCGCAacatgaaaaagaaatattgaagaAACAAATTAGCGTGGAGAGATCAGGTGGTGGACTGTAAAGAGATTCGCGTTCTGTGGCATCGTACCAATTTTCGTACGCTCCTAACGTGATTAACACATTTAAACCGCTACGACAAACTGTTTATCGTAGATCTTCATTCACTCTGTACTTGGAATGTAGTTCACTCTAGCACAAATGCTTCAGGATTACCGTGAGCGTCTGTTTTTCGTACTTCCTACAGCGACTACTATTACATCTGCTACATTTTAATAACGAAGaagataaaattatacaaatttgaattttattgtaaatatctTGTATACAGCGTTTCAGTTGTACGAAAATAGATGCGCTGTGTCTGTATATATACCTTTtgcaaaatgaaacaaaatcaaGACGTATCAATGACTACGTATATTGTTATATACCAGTCAATACAACTCGCGTCAAACTAAACATTCGTTCTCATATTGTAAACTTCCACATATAGGACATATATATTcacatgtgtgtgtgtacgcgcgcacgtgtacacgtgcaaaaaacacacacacacacgcacacacaatgGCAACTAGTAACTCGTTATAGAGTGCAAGTGTTTTAACTATCATAATTATTAGTCTA
This window of the Ptiloglossa arizonensis isolate GNS036 chromosome 5, iyPtiAriz1_principal, whole genome shotgun sequence genome carries:
- the Gpo1 gene encoding glycerophosphate oxidase 1 isoform X1, which translates into the protein MASLKLLVGSASAIGASALTSYLLLSDNTVHADKPILKPLKRPLPTREDQVKTLKNQEQYDVLIVGGGATGAGCALDACTRGLKTALIEGDDFASGTSSRSTKLIHGGVRYLQKAIMQVDVEQYKMVKEALHERASMLHSAPHLAHPLPIMLPVYTWWQIPYYWFGIKMYDLVAGSKTVKSSYFLRKSDALELFPMLKGDKLTGAIVYYDGQQDDARMNLAVALTASRLGATVVNHVTVVNLLKGLDKDGNRVLTGAHVRDELTGEEWDVKAKAIINATGPFTDHIRKMDDQSVKEICCPSSGVHIVLPGYYSPDQMGLLDPATSDGRVIFFLPWQKQTIAGTTDLPCEVTHNPRPTEDEIMFILREVKNYLNPDVEVRRGDVLSAWSGIRPLVSDPNKPNTQSLARNHIVHVSPTKLVTIAGGKWTTFRAMAEETIDTAIKACNLKPERPCQTNGLLLEGAHGWSPTMYIRLVQDFGLECEVAQHLAKSYGDRAFAVAKMASLTGKRWPIIGQKIHPEFPYIDAEIRYGVREYARTAIDMIARRLRLAFLNVQAAQEALPGIIDIMAEELHWSEEEKKKQHKQASDFLANEMGQMVNRASRDKIPINLTKEEIQLYIKRFGIIDKDNKGYVSINDIRRGLKLFGDKEVPGEELHEILREIDTNMNGQVELDEYLQMMSAIKSGHVAYSRFARMAEMEEAQHEKEILKKQISVERSGGGL
- the Gpo1 gene encoding glycerophosphate oxidase 1 isoform X4, whose translation is MASLKLLVGSASAIGASALTSYLLLSDNTVHADKPILKPLKRPLPTREDQVKTLKNQEQYDVLIVGGGATGAGCALDACTRGLKTALIEGDDFASGTSSRSTKLIHGGVRYLQKAIMQVDVEQYKMVKEALHERASMLHSAPHLAHPLPIMLPVYTWWQIPYYWFGIKMYDLVAGSKTVKSSYFLRKSDALELFPMLKGDKLTGAIVYYDGQQDDARMNLAVALTASRLGATVVNHVTVVNLLKGLDKDGNRVLTGAHVRDELTGEEWDVKAKAIINATGPFTDHIRKMDDQSVKEICCPSSGVHIVLPGYYSPDQMGLLDPATSDGRVIFFLPWQKQTIAGTTDLPCEVTHNPRPTEDEIMFILREVKNYLNPDVEVRRGDVLSAWSGIRPLVSDPNKPNTQSLARNHIVHVSPTKLVTIAGGKWTTFRAMAEETIDTAIKACNLKPERPCQTNGLLLEGAHGWSPTMYIRLVQDFGLECEVAQHLAKSYGDRAFAVAKMASLTGKRWPIIGQKIHPEFPYIDAEIRYGVREYARTAIDMIARRLRLAFLNVQAAQEALPGIIDIMAEELHWSEEEKKKQHKQASDFLANEMGQMVNRASRDKIPINLTKEEIQLYIKRFGIIDKDNKGYVSINDIRRGLKVLGLKLSEDEMHVLLNEIDLSYNGQMELQDYLQLFGDKEVPGEELHEILREIDTNMNGQVELDEYLQMMSAIKSGHVAYSRFARMAEMEEAQHEKEILKKQISVERSGGGL
- the Gpo1 gene encoding glycerophosphate oxidase 1 isoform X3, whose amino-acid sequence is MQVDVEQYKMVKEALHERASMLHSAPHLAHPLPIMLPVYTWWQIPYYWFGIKMYDLVAGSKTVKSSYFLRKSDALELFPMLKGDKLTGAIVYYDGQQDDARMNLAVALTASRLGATVVNHVTVVNLLKGLDKDGNRVLTGAHVRDELTGEEWDVKAKAIINATGPFTDHIRKMDDQSVKEICCPSSGVHIVLPGYYSPDQMGLLDPATSDGRVIFFLPWQKQTIAGTTDLPCEVTHNPRPTEDEIMFILREVKNYLNPDVEVRRGDVLSAWSGIRPLVSDPNKPNTQSLARNHIVHVSPTKLVTIAGGKWTTFRAMAEETIDTAIKACNLKPERPCQTNGLLLEGAHGWSPTMYIRLVQDFGLECEVAQHLAKSYGDRAFAVAKMASLTGKRWPIIGQKIHPEFPYIDAEIRYGVREYARTAIDMIARRLRLAFLNVQAAQEALPGIIDIMAEELHWSEEEKKKQHKQASDFLANEMGQMVNRASRDKIPINLTKEEIQLYIKRFGIIDKDNKGYVSINDIRRGLKLFGDKEVPGEELHEILREIDTNMNGQVELDEYLQMMSAIKSGHVAYSRFARMAEMEEAQHEKEILKKQISVERSGGGL
- the Gpo1 gene encoding glycerophosphate oxidase 1 isoform X2, producing the protein MASLKLLVGSASAIGASALTSYLLLSDNTVHADKPILKPLKRPLPTREDQVKTLKNQEQYDVLIVGGGATGAGCALDACTRGLKTALIEGDDFASGTSSRSTKLIHGGVRYLQKAIMQVDVEQYKMVKEALHERASMLHSAPHLAHPLPIMLPVYTWWQIPYYWFGIKMYDLVAGSKTVKSSYFLRKSDALELFPMLKGDKLTGAIVYYDGQQDDARMNLAVALTASRLGATVVNHVTVVNLLKGLDKDGNRVLTGAHVRDELTGEEWDVKAKAIINATGPFTDHIRKMDDQSVKEICCPSSGVHIVLPGYYSPDQMGLLDPATSDGRVIFFLPWQKQTIAGTTDLPCEVTHNPRPTEDEIMFILREVKNYLNPDVEVRRGDVLSAWSGIRPLVSDPNKPNTQSLARNHIVHVSPTKLVTIAGGKWTTFRAMAEETIDTAIKACNLKPERPCQTNGLLLEGAHGWSPTMYIRLVQDFGLECEVAQHLAKSYGDRAFAVAKMASLTGKRWPIIGQKIHPEFPYIDAEIRYGVREYARTAIDMIARRLRLAFLNVQAAQEALPGIIDIMAEELHWSEEEKKKQHKQASDFLANEMGQMVNRASRDKIPINLTKEEIQLYIKRFGIIDKDNKGYVSINDIRRGLKVLGLKLSEDEMHVLLNEIDLSYNGQMELQDYLQMMSAIKSGHVAYSRFARMAEMEEAQHEKEILKKQISVERSGGGL